The proteins below come from a single Candidatus Bathyarchaeota archaeon genomic window:
- a CDS encoding 30S ribosomal protein S19e translates to MPTPYDVPTQAFINKLAQYIKDNIDQVTPPQWAPYVKTGTYATQQPQNPNWWYIRCASLLRKTYMKGPIGVERLRAQYSGRKDLGVRPEHVRKGAGSNIRKLFQQLETAGLVENVKGKGRVLTNEGRRLLDTIATEIKTELEKKVPELAKY, encoded by the coding sequence TTGCCAACACCATACGACGTCCCAACACAAGCATTCATCAACAAACTAGCCCAATACATAAAAGACAACATAGACCAAGTCACCCCCCCACAATGGGCACCCTACGTAAAAACAGGCACTTACGCAACACAACAACCCCAAAACCCAAACTGGTGGTATATACGCTGCGCCTCACTACTCCGAAAAACCTACATGAAAGGCCCAATAGGCGTCGAGAGACTAAGAGCACAATACAGCGGAAGAAAAGACCTCGGAGTCCGCCCAGAACACGTGAGAAAAGGCGCGGGCAGCAACATCAGAAAACTCTTCCAACAACTTGAAACTGCTGGACTTGTTGAAAACGTGAAAGGGAAGGGTAGAGTGCTAACAAACGAAGGCAGACGACTACTAGACACAATAGCCACCGAAATAAAAACAGAACTAGAAAAGAAAGTGCCTGAACTAGCAAAATATTAA